The sequence ACCGGCTCCTGGTCGACGGCCTCGCCCGCGCGGGGGCGGTCGGCGACGATGTCGGCGGCGATGCGCTCGGCGAAGACGAGCCCTTCGAGCAGCGAGTTGGACGCGAGGCGGTTGGCCCCGTGCACCCCGGTGCAGGCGACCTCGCCGCAGGCGTACAGGCCGGGCACGGTCGTACGGCCCCGCAGGTCGGTGCGGATGCCGCCGGAGGCGTAGTGCGCGGCCGGTGCCACCGGGATCGGTTCGGTGACCGGGTCGATGCCGTGGTCCCGGCAGGCGGCCAGGATGGTCGGGAAGCGCCGCTCCCACATCTCGGCGCCGAAGTGGCGGGCGTCCAGATACATGTGCTCGGTGCCGTGCAGCTGCATCTGGCGGGTGATGGCCTTGGCGACGATGTCGCGCGGGGCCAGCTCCGCCAGTTCGTGCTGCCCGAGCATGAAGCGCGTCCCGTGCGCGTCGACGAGGTGGGCGCCCTCGCCCCGTACCGCTTCCGAGACCAGCGGCTGCTGGCCCTCGGAGCCGGCGCCGAGGAAGAGGACGGTGGGGTGGAACTGGACGAATTCGAGGTCCGCCACCTCCGCGCCGGCCCGCAGCGCCAGCGCCACGCCGTCGCCGGTGGAGACCGAGGGGTTGGTCGTGGCGGCGAAGACCTGGCCCATGCCGCCGGTGGCCAGGACGACGGCCGGGGCGTTGACCGCGCCGACCCCGTCGTGCTGGCCCTCGCCCATGACGTGCAGGGTGACACCGGCGGTACGGCCTTCGGCGTCGGTGAGGAGGTCGAGCACGAGGGCGTTCTCGACGGTGTGCAGGGCGGCCGCGCGGACCGCCTCCACCAGGGCGCGGGAGACCTCGGCGCCGGTCGCGTCGCCGCCCGCGTGGACGATACGGCTACGGTGGTGGCCGCCCTCGCGGGTCAGCGCGACGGAGCCGTCCTCGGCGGTGTCGAAACGGGCGCCGGTCCCCATGAGGCGGCGCACCGCACCGGGGCCCTCGGTGACCAGGGTCCGCACAGCGGCCTCGTCACAGAGGCCGACACCGGCGACCAGGGTGTCGTCCAGGTGCTGTTCGGGGGTGTCGCCCTCGCCGAGCGCCGCGGCGATACCGCCCTGGGCCCAGCGGGTGGAGCCGGCGTCCAGGCGGGCCTTGGTCACGACGACGGTGGCGAGGCCCGCCGCCGCACAGCGCAGCGCGGTGGTGAGCCCGGCGACTCCGGAGCCGACGACCACGACATCGGCGTCGATGGACCAGCCGGGCGCGGGGGCGGTCAGCCGTATTCCGGTCACGATGTCGCTCCGAATCCGAAGGTGAGGGGGATGTTGTCGATGAGGCGGGTGGCGCCGACCCGGGCGGCGACGGCCAGGATCGCCTCGCCGGACGTCCGGTCGTCGGGAACCTCGGTGAAGTCGGCCGGGTCCACGAGCGCCACGTAGTCCAGGTCGAGCGGCGGGCTCGCGGCGCCCGCGTCCTCCAGGACCGCACGGGCGGCGGCGCGCACGGCGGCGGGTCCGGCGTCCGGGCGGGCGCGGGCCACCGCCTGGGCGTCGGCCGCGAGACGGGCCTCGCCGAGCCGGTTGAGCCCGGCGGCCCGGTCCTCGGTCGCCCCGGTGGCCTGGGCGCGGGCGTGCAGCGCCTGCTGGGCGGCGAGGCGGTCGCGGGCCGCGAACAGGGCCCTCGACAGGGCGAGCGCGGTGCGGCGCTCGTGGGCGTCGAGGAAGCGGTTGCGGCTGGAGAGCGCGAGGCCGTCCGGCTCCCGGACCGTCTCGACGCCGACGATCTCCACCGGGAAGTTCAGATCGCGCGCCATGCGCCGGATCAGGGCCAGCTGCTGGGCGTCCTTCTGCCCGAAGAACGCGGTGTCGGGGCGGGTGAGGTGGAGCAGCTTGGCGACGACGGTGAGCATGCCGTCGAAGTGGCCGGGGCGCGAGGCCCCCTCCAGCCGCTCGCCCATCGGGCCCGCCGAGATCCGGACCTGCGGCTCGCCGCCCGGGTAGACCTCGTCGACGGAGGGCGCGAAGACCACGTCGGCGCCCGCCGCTCCGGCCACCGAGAGATCGGCTTCGAGCGTGCGCGGGTAGCGGTCGAGGTCGGCGGCCTCACCGA is a genomic window of Streptomyces sp. NBC_00708 containing:
- a CDS encoding L-aspartate oxidase, which codes for MTGIRLTAPAPGWSIDADVVVVGSGVAGLTTALRCAAAGLATVVVTKARLDAGSTRWAQGGIAAALGEGDTPEQHLDDTLVAGVGLCDEAAVRTLVTEGPGAVRRLMGTGARFDTAEDGSVALTREGGHHRSRIVHAGGDATGAEVSRALVEAVRAAALHTVENALVLDLLTDAEGRTAGVTLHVMGEGQHDGVGAVNAPAVVLATGGMGQVFAATTNPSVSTGDGVALALRAGAEVADLEFVQFHPTVLFLGAGSEGQQPLVSEAVRGEGAHLVDAHGTRFMLGQHELAELAPRDIVAKAITRQMQLHGTEHMYLDARHFGAEMWERRFPTILAACRDHGIDPVTEPIPVAPAAHYASGGIRTDLRGRTTVPGLYACGEVACTGVHGANRLASNSLLEGLVFAERIAADIVADRPRAGEAVDQEPVLSPLLAPETRTTIQRIMTRGAGVLRSAASLTTAADELEDLHRSAYLKAGAAEPKTAEPGVEAWEATNLLLVSRVLVAAARQREETRGCHWREDRPERDDAHWRRHLVVRLDSDRSLVLRRTDTEAFGPVDAPGAADCAATSTTHPTPEEP
- the panC gene encoding pantoate--beta-alanine ligase: MTATTSVPALLNTAAELHAYAPEGRRAVVMTMGALHEGHASLIRAARAHAGPAGQVVVTVFVNPLQFGEAADLDRYPRTLEADLSVAGAAGADVVFAPSVDEVYPGGEPQVRISAGPMGERLEGASRPGHFDGMLTVVAKLLHLTRPDTAFFGQKDAQQLALIRRMARDLNFPVEIVGVETVREPDGLALSSRNRFLDAHERRTALALSRALFAARDRLAAQQALHARAQATGATEDRAAGLNRLGEARLAADAQAVARARPDAGPAAVRAAARAVLEDAGAASPPLDLDYVALVDPADFTEVPDDRTSGEAILAVAARVGATRLIDNIPLTFGFGATS